The following coding sequences lie in one Thermanaerothrix sp. genomic window:
- a CDS encoding YbjN domain-containing protein: MRNLRYPMVLLALLVSAASILIPCTARAGSGPQDLVYKITREELVKIMKQDGYSADLDKDGDIIWKLEGYNALVLTPNDSSIEFYIAFAESKATMEKINAWNMNRRYSRSYMDEKKQACLELDLDLEGGVTRDRIRDFLKTCRESFVTWYKEVLM; the protein is encoded by the coding sequence GTGAGAAATCTCCGCTATCCGATGGTCTTGCTCGCGTTGCTGGTTTCGGCGGCTTCAATCCTCATCCCGTGCACCGCCAGGGCGGGGAGCGGCCCCCAGGACCTGGTTTACAAGATAACCAGGGAGGAGCTCGTCAAGATAATGAAGCAGGACGGATACTCCGCGGACCTCGACAAGGACGGGGACATCATCTGGAAGCTGGAGGGGTACAACGCCCTGGTGCTCACGCCCAACGACAGCAGCATAGAGTTCTACATAGCCTTCGCGGAGAGCAAGGCCACCATGGAGAAGATAAACGCCTGGAACATGAACCGACGGTACTCAAGGAGCTACATGGACGAAAAGAAACAGGCCTGCCTTGAGCTCGACCTGGACCTGGAGGGAGGGGTCACCAGGGACCGCATCAGGGACTTCCTCAAGACCTGCAGGGAGTCCTTCGTAACCTGGTACAAGGAGGTTTTAATGTAA
- the nadC gene encoding carboxylating nicotinate-nucleotide diphosphorylase: protein MKPHYNWFEVDRIIRRALMEDMPNGDISTACVITGPLSARALLTAKAQGVVAGLEVAARVFSTLDEGVKIRFLVNDGDAVNPGTDLMEVVGHGGAMLSAERTALNLLQRMSGIATAVRRFVEALSGFPVRVTDTRKTAPGLRSLDKAAVLIGGGRNHRFSLSDGVMLKDNHIALAGGIENAVRMARERIPHTMTIEVEVKTLSQVEEALRAKADIIMLDNMTPEDMAEAVKLAKGRAVIEASGNMTAERALKAAMAGVDVISVGSLTHSVAAMDISMNITGIIQGNP, encoded by the coding sequence TTGAAGCCGCATTACAACTGGTTTGAAGTCGACCGTATAATCCGGCGGGCCCTAATGGAGGACATGCCCAACGGGGACATAAGCACCGCCTGCGTGATCACGGGCCCGCTGTCCGCAAGGGCGCTTCTCACCGCCAAGGCCCAGGGGGTGGTGGCGGGCCTTGAGGTGGCCGCCAGGGTCTTCTCAACCCTGGACGAGGGCGTTAAGATCCGCTTCCTCGTGAACGACGGGGACGCCGTGAACCCCGGCACGGACCTGATGGAGGTCGTAGGACATGGGGGGGCCATGCTATCCGCCGAGAGGACCGCCCTCAACCTGCTCCAGCGGATGAGCGGCATAGCCACCGCGGTAAGGCGCTTCGTGGAGGCCCTTTCGGGATTCCCCGTCAGGGTGACGGACACCCGCAAGACCGCCCCGGGCCTAAGGAGCCTTGACAAGGCGGCGGTGCTGATCGGCGGAGGGCGGAACCACCGGTTCTCCCTGTCCGACGGGGTGATGCTGAAGGACAACCACATAGCCCTGGCGGGGGGGATCGAGAACGCCGTGAGGATGGCAAGGGAACGGATACCCCACACCATGACCATAGAGGTGGAGGTCAAGACCCTTTCCCAGGTGGAGGAGGCCCTAAGGGCCAAGGCGGACATCATCATGCTGGACAACATGACCCCCGAGGACATGGCAGAGGCGGTGAAGCTCGCCAAGGGCAGGGCCGTCATCGAAGCGTCGGGGAACATGACCGCGGAGAGGGCCCTTAAGGCCGCCATGGCGGGGGTGGACGTGATCTCCGTAGGCTCCCTCACCCACTCGGTCGCCGCCATGGACATAAGCATGAACATCACCGGCATAATACAAGGCAACCCTTAA